The DNA segment ACCACTTCGCCGGCAAGGAAGCGATGCTGGTCGCCGCGTTGATCCCGGTCAGCGAGGGCCTGCTGGAGGGTGGCCGCGAGCGCGTGGCCCGGCACCCGGACGACGCCGAGGCCGCCCTCGCCGATCTGATCGACTTCCACGTCGACTTCGCGCTGGCCAACCCCGCGGTGATCGCGCTGCACCTGCATGAGCTCGACCGGCTTCCCGACGAGCCGCGCCGGCAGATCCGCCGGCTGCAGAGGCTCTATGTCGAGGAGTGGGTGGCGGTGCTCTCCCGGGTGCGGCCCGAGCTGGCGGCGCCGGAGGCGCGGGTGCTGGCTCACGCCGCGTTCGGCTTGATGAACTCGACGCCGTTCCTCGGTGGCGAGGTGGAGCGCCGCCGCCGCGCCGACCTGCTGCGTGAGGCCACGATCCACGCGCTGGCCGGCCACTGACGACATAAGGAAACACACGACCGGGTGCCACCCCACCCCTAGGTGGTGTCCGGTCCGCGCCTCATGAGGGCCGACCCGCAAAGGAGCGGAATGATCGAGTCGTTGCTCATCGCGAACCGGGGAGAGATCGCCCGCAGGATCATCAGGACCGCCAAGCGGCTCGGGATCCGGACGATAGCGGTCCACTCGGACGTGGACGCCGGCATGCCGTTCGTCGCCGAGGCGGACGAGGCGGTCTGTGTCGGCCCGGCGAATCCGGCGCAGAGTTACCGCAATGCCGAGGCGATCCTGGCGGCCGCGAAGTCGACCGGTGCTCAGGCGATCCACCCCGGTTATGGGTTCCTCAGTGAGAACGCGGACTTCGCTCGTACGGTCGAAGCGAACGGCCTGGTGTGGGTCGGACCCGGCGCCGACGCGATCAGCGCGATGGGCGACAAGATCAATGCGCGCAACCTGATGGCCGCGGCCGGCGTGCCGGTCGCGCCCGGGTCGGCAGACCCGGCGGAGACCGTCGAGGACGCCCGCCGGGCGGCCGCGGAGATCGGCTTCCCGGTGATGGTGAAGGCCGCGGCGGGCGGCGGTGGCATGGGTATGGCCGTCGCGAACGACGAGGCCGAGCTGGCCAAGGAGTACGACAAGGTGCGCGCCTTCGCCGAGCGGATGTTCGGCGACGGCTCGGTGCTGATCGAGCGCTACTTCCCCCGGGTGCGCCACGTCGAGGTGCAGATTCTCGGCTTGGCCGACGGCCGGGTGGTGGCCCTCTCCGAGCGCGAGTGCTCGGTGCAGCGGCGCAACCAGAAGCTGGTCGAGGAGGCGCCGTCGCCGGCCGTGAGCCCCGAGCTGCGCGAGCGACTTCTGGCAGCAGCCGCAAAAGCGGGCGAAGCAGTCAACTATCGTAATGCGGGCACAGTGGAGTGTCTTCTCGACCCGTCCACGGGCGAGTTCTTCTTCCTGGAGATGAACACCCGGCTGCAGGTCGAGCACCCGATCACCGAGCTCATCCACGGGATCGACCTGGTCGAGGCGCAGCTGCGGATCGCGTCCGGCCTGGCCGTCGACCTCCCCAGTGGACAGAGCGGGCACGCGATCGAGCTGCGGATCAACGCGGAGGACCCGAAGCGGTTCTTCCCGGGTCCCGGCGCGATCACCACCTGGGTGGAGCCGTCCGGTGAGGGCGTCCGCGTCGACTCCGGTTATGCCGCGGGCACCACGGTCAGCCAGAACTACGACTCCCTGATGGCGAAACTGATCATCTTCGGCGCCGACCGGGAGGACGCGCTCGCGAAGGCCCGCACCGCGGTGGACGGTTTCGCGATCGCCGGGCCGAAGAACAACCTGCCGTTCTTCGCCGAGCTGCTGGAGAACCCGGAGTTCCTCTCCGGCGACTACGACACCGGCATCGTGGGGCGAATGCGATGACCTTCATCAGCATCCGCGAGGTCGCACCTCGCGACGGGCTGCAGAACGAGGATCCGGTCCCGGCCGAGGCGAAGGTCCGTCTGCTCGACGCGCTCAGCGACACCGGGGTGGGCCGGATCGAGGCGGTCTCGTTCGTGCACCCCAAGGCCATCCCGCAGATGGCCGACGCCGACGAGGTCTGGGCCGCGAGCCGGCACAACCCGGACGTCCGTTACTCCGCGCTGATCCCGAACACCCGGGGCGCGCAGCGGGCGATCGCGGCCGGCTTCCGCGAGATCGAGGTGGTCGTCTCGGCGAGCGACACCCACAACCGGCGCAACCTCAATCGGTCGACCGCAGAGTCGCTGGACGACATCGCCGCGCTGATCCCGCTGGTGCACGAGTCCGGCGCGACCCTCGAAGTGATCGTGGCGACCAGCTTCGGCTGCCCGTTCGAGGGTGACATCGACCCGGAGCGGGTGGCCGGCATCGTGGCTCGCGTCCGCGCCGACGGCGCTGACCGCATCGCCTTCGGGGACACCACCGGCATGGCGACTCCGCGCCGGGTGCGTGATCTCCTCTCCGTCGTACACCCGGACCTGCTGCATTTCCACAACACCCGCGGAACAGGGCTCGCCAACATCCTGACGGCTCTGGATCTCGGGGTGACTGAGTTCGACGCCAGCGCGGGCGGGCTGGGCGGTTGCCCGTACGCGCCGGGGGCTTCG comes from the Actinoplanes sp. OR16 genome and includes:
- a CDS encoding TetR/AcrR family transcriptional regulator gives rise to the protein MTTVEQRHRTTPPAPRRRSRRDEILEIAVDLFASRGYHGVSMDDIGSAAGVTGPALYHHFAGKEAMLVAALIPVSEGLLEGGRERVARHPDDAEAALADLIDFHVDFALANPAVIALHLHELDRLPDEPRRQIRRLQRLYVEEWVAVLSRVRPELAAPEARVLAHAAFGLMNSTPFLGGEVERRRRADLLREATIHALAGH
- a CDS encoding acetyl/propionyl/methylcrotonyl-CoA carboxylase subunit alpha, with the protein product MIESLLIANRGEIARRIIRTAKRLGIRTIAVHSDVDAGMPFVAEADEAVCVGPANPAQSYRNAEAILAAAKSTGAQAIHPGYGFLSENADFARTVEANGLVWVGPGADAISAMGDKINARNLMAAAGVPVAPGSADPAETVEDARRAAAEIGFPVMVKAAAGGGGMGMAVANDEAELAKEYDKVRAFAERMFGDGSVLIERYFPRVRHVEVQILGLADGRVVALSERECSVQRRNQKLVEEAPSPAVSPELRERLLAAAAKAGEAVNYRNAGTVECLLDPSTGEFFFLEMNTRLQVEHPITELIHGIDLVEAQLRIASGLAVDLPSGQSGHAIELRINAEDPKRFFPGPGAITTWVEPSGEGVRVDSGYAAGTTVSQNYDSLMAKLIIFGADREDALAKARTAVDGFAIAGPKNNLPFFAELLENPEFLSGDYDTGIVGRMR
- a CDS encoding hydroxymethylglutaryl-CoA lyase; protein product: MTFISIREVAPRDGLQNEDPVPAEAKVRLLDALSDTGVGRIEAVSFVHPKAIPQMADADEVWAASRHNPDVRYSALIPNTRGAQRAIAAGFREIEVVVSASDTHNRRNLNRSTAESLDDIAALIPLVHESGATLEVIVATSFGCPFEGDIDPERVAGIVARVRADGADRIAFGDTTGMATPRRVRDLLSVVHPDLLHFHNTRGTGLANILTALDLGVTEFDASAGGLGGCPYAPGASGNVATEEVVHMLHDMGIDTGIDLDRLIEAAELAEKIVGRPLPSGVLRAGPRNRTV